The following DNA comes from Croceicoccus sp. YJ47.
GGATCTCACCATCCTCGCCCCGCACGATGAGGAAGCTTTCGCTCCCGATGTCGAATTTCGCGAAATCGCCCGGCTCCGCCACGTCCGATACGGGACAGGCCAGAAGCCAGCTTTTCGCAAAGACCTGCTCCCATTCGCGGGCGGCGAAATCGCGGTCGTGATAGCGTTCGGGATCGGGCCGCCCGGTGCCGTTGTCGATGCGCGGGGCGCGTTCGTTGAAGGGGTGGGGATTGCCGATATGGATATCCCAGAGATTGAAATCGAATTTCATGGGCCTCTCTCCATCCCGGCACGAACGGACGCGGCGGGATTTTTTCGTGTGCATGCCGATATCGTCGGCGGATCTCTTGACGGATCGCTTCCATAAAAAAGACAATCATGTATGTTTGCAAGAGGAATCCGACGAAACGAAGCGGATTTTCCATGGCCTGAGAGAGGATGCGCAAGGATGAGCAAGTCGTTCGGAAATATATTTCAAATCGCCTGGGTGGTCGACGACATCGAGGCCCATATCGACCATTGGACGCGCGTGCTGGGGGTTGGACCGTTTTTCCATTTTCCCGTGCCGCTGCCCTTCGACTGGGTACGATCACTGGGGGAGGATACCGCGCCCGATGCGCCGGTCTACGAAGCGGTCGCCGTATCCTATAGCGGGGACACGATGATCGAGCTGATCCAGCCGGGCACGCACCCTTCGACCTATCGCGAATTCCTCGACAGCGGGCGCAGCGGCGTTCACCACCTCGGTACGATGACGGACCGGCTGGACGAACAGGTCGCCGAGGCGAAGCGGCGCGGTGCGAAGGTCGTGCTCGAAGGGGAGCTGCCGTTCTCCCGCTTCGCCTATATCGACAGCGACATTGGCGCCGCAGGTGCCGCGTTCCCGGGCGCGATGATCGAGCTGATCGAGGCGCGCCCGGCCATGATCGACACGCTCGCCAAGATCCGCGACGCCGCGCGCGACTGGGACGGAAAGACCCGGCTCGCCGCGATGTGACGGGCAGGAACCGCTACGCGCCGCCGTCCTTCCTGAGGTCGGCGGCGCGGGCGCGGATATACTGGCGCAGCGCACGCAATTCGCGGTCGCTCAGCTCCTGAAACTGCGGCATGCCATTGTGCACCAGCGCCCCGCCCCGCACGATCTGATGGAAGGTGGCGGGATCGGCCACCGCGGCCGACGTGCGCAGGTCGGGCGCCGTGCCCCCTGCGATGACCGCGCCGCCATGACACACGGCACAGCGCGCGTTGAAAATCCCCTCTCCCGCCGTTTCGAGCCGCGCATCGGCCCGATAGTCCGGATCGGCGAAAGCCACCGCGGTATAGGGCTGTTTTGCAGGCAATGTCCCCGCCGCCCCGATGCGGAAGGTCAGGACGCGGCGCGCCTGCGTGCGGTAATCGATGCCGAACTTCGCCGTCATCGGCCCGAACAGGCCGGGCGACGTGCCGATGCCGGCAATGACGGTCACATATTGCACCCCGTCGGCGGTATAGGTGATGGGCGGCGCGATGACGGGCGCCTTGGCATCGAAGGTCCACAACACCTTGCCGCTCTTCGCGTCATAGGCGACGAAATCGTCGTTCACGCGCCCCTGGAACACCAGCCCGCCTGCGGTCGCCATGGCCCCGCCGCTGAACGGGACGTCCATCGGGATGCGCCATGCCGGTTTTTGCGCCACGGGATCATAGGCGGTGAGATAGCCGGTCGTCTCCGCGCCCTCCGGAATGGACACGGCATAGCCGACCCCGCTCGCCAGCCCCATCCCTTCGACCCATTCGAAGTTCTCCTTCGTGATGCCGGTATCGTCATACGTCACCTCGAGATCGAGGGTCGGGATATAGGCGAGGCCGCTCTGCGGGCTATACGCCATGGGGAGCCAGCTATGCGCGCCGACCGGCGTAGGCTGAAACGTGACCGGCCCGTCTTCGTAGCGGACGTTTTCCGCCTCGATCGGGCGGCCCGTGGCCTTGTCGATGCCCTTGGCCCAGGTCACGGTGACGAAGGGTTCGGCGCTGATCAGCTCGCCATTGGTGCGATCGATGACGTAGAAGAACCCGTTCTTGGGCGCGGTCATCACGACCTTGCGTTGCCTGCCGTCGATGGTGAGATCGGCAAGCTCCATGTCCATCGACGCGTTGAAGTCCCAGCTTTCGCCGGGGTTGATCTGATAATGCCAGCGATATTCGCCGGTCTTTGCATCCACCGCGACGATCGAACACAGGAACAGATTGTCCCCTTCGCCGTCGCTGCGGATCTTGTGATTCCACGGCGCGCCATTGCCGGTGCCGAGGAGGACCAGATCCTGCTCCGCATCATAGGTGATGGCGTTCCACACATTGCCGCCGCCGCCATATTTCCACCATTCGCCGGACCACGTCCGCGCGGCCATTTCCATCGCCTCGCTCTCGAACCCGTCGGCGGGGTTGCCGGGCACGGTGTAGAACCGCCACAGCTGCTCCCCCGTATCGGCGTCATAGGCCGTGACATAGCCGCGAATGGGCCCGGAATCCGCGCCGCCGTGGCCGATCACGACCTTCCCGTCGAAAACGCGCGGCGGGCCGGAGATGAACCGGCTGTCGCTCTGCGGAAAGGTGCGCGAGGACCACGAAACCGCCCCGGTCTTCGCGTCGAGCGCGACGAGCCGGCCATCCTGCGTCGCGGTGATGACCTTGCCGTTCCACCACGCGATACCCCGGCTGCCCCAGCCCTGCCGCAACTTCTTGCCGGAGGCTTGCGGCGCCTTCGGGTCGAAGCTCCACAATTGCTTGCCGTTACGGGCATCGATGGCGCGCACGATGGAATAGCCCGTCGCCATGTAGATGACGCCATCCACCGCGATCGGCCCCGTCGCCGGATTGCCCGGCGGCAGGTCCATCGACCAGGCGAGGCCGAGCTGTGCGACATTGCCCGTGTCGATCTGCGTCAGCGGGCTGTAATGCTGCTCGCCATAGGTGCGGCCGAAGGCGGGCCAGTCGTCCCCGCCGCTATCATCCGCAAGGATGGCATTGGCGCGAACCTCCCCGTCGCCGCCGGTGCCGGCCCCGTCACCCCCGCCGCATGCGGACAGGAGCAACGGAGCCAGCCACAGCCAGTACGCTCTGGCTTTCATCGACGCTTACAACCCCCGCCCGAACTTGCCGCCGACCTGCACGCCGAAGTAGCGCGGCGGACCGTATTGCGCATTCACCCAGAGACCTGCGACGTTCTGAATGCCGACGCGATACCGTTCGTCGGTGAGGTTGCGGCCGATGAGGCGGATGAAATAACGCTCATCGAATTCGGCAAAGGTGATCGACGCATTGACCAGGGTGCGCGCGTCGAGAAACGTGTTGCCGAGCGGATCGTCGATCGCCTGCGTGTTGAGATTGCGCCCGGTATAGGCCGCCGACGCGTTGAAGGTCAGGTCATGCGATGCGCCGACCGCCATGTTGTACGTCCCGTCGAGCGTCCACTGCCATTTCGGCGCGCGGTCGAGCGGGGCCGTCGACAGGTCGTAGCCGGCGTTGGGCGCGTCATATTCCTTGTACTCGCCATCCTGATAACCGGCGACGGCACGCAGGGTCAGCCCGTCGAACGGCGAGGCCGATGCCTCCATCTCCAGCCCCTTCACCTCCGCGCTCGCCGCATTGACGAAGACGGTGACCTGATTGGGCTGCCCGTTGACGACGATCGGCACGTTCAGCTGTTTTTGAAGGTCGTCATATTTGACGTAGAACCCGGTGAGGTTGAAGCGCAGCCGGTTGTTGAGGAATTCGGATTTCACGCCGGCCTCGAAACTGTCGGCCTTTTCCGGCTCGGTCGCGCGCGCGGCGGTGCGGAAGGCGTCGAGATCGTCCCCGAATGCCGCAAATCCGCCGATCTGGTCGTTGAAGCCGCCCCCCTTGAACCCGTGCGAATAGGTCCCGTAGAAGAACAGGTCGGGATTGGCTTCGTAGCTCAGGCTCGCCCGGTAGGTCGGCTCGCGCGCGCTGGCGTCGACGGTCACGACGCCCGCGGGATAGTCGTACACGCTCGCGTCGAGCGCCTCGTCAATGGTGATCGCGGGATCGAATCCACCGCCAAACGCGGGGATGAAGGTCTGCTGCCGCCCGCGCCAGGTCTTGTCCTCCCAGGTGTAGCGCCCGCCGACGGTGAGCGAGAGGCGATCGGTGACCTCGAACGTCCCTTCGGCAAACAGCGCCTTCGACGTCGCGTTCTGCGCATTGCAGAGGATGTAGGGCGTGCTGTTCCAGTTGCCGAACGGCAGCGGCCCGCTCGTCAGGTCGAGAAAACCGAGCAATTGCGACA
Coding sequences within:
- a CDS encoding VOC family protein; this translates as MSKSFGNIFQIAWVVDDIEAHIDHWTRVLGVGPFFHFPVPLPFDWVRSLGEDTAPDAPVYEAVAVSYSGDTMIELIQPGTHPSTYREFLDSGRSGVHHLGTMTDRLDEQVAEAKRRGAKVVLEGELPFSRFAYIDSDIGAAGAAFPGAMIELIEARPAMIDTLAKIRDAARDWDGKTRLAAM
- a CDS encoding PQQ-dependent dehydrogenase, methanol/ethanol family, encoding MKARAYWLWLAPLLLSACGGGDGAGTGGDGEVRANAILADDSGGDDWPAFGRTYGEQHYSPLTQIDTGNVAQLGLAWSMDLPPGNPATGPIAVDGVIYMATGYSIVRAIDARNGKQLWSFDPKAPQASGKKLRQGWGSRGIAWWNGKVITATQDGRLVALDAKTGAVSWSSRTFPQSDSRFISGPPRVFDGKVVIGHGGADSGPIRGYVTAYDADTGEQLWRFYTVPGNPADGFESEAMEMAARTWSGEWWKYGGGGNVWNAITYDAEQDLVLLGTGNGAPWNHKIRSDGEGDNLFLCSIVAVDAKTGEYRWHYQINPGESWDFNASMDMELADLTIDGRQRKVVMTAPKNGFFYVIDRTNGELISAEPFVTVTWAKGIDKATGRPIEAENVRYEDGPVTFQPTPVGAHSWLPMAYSPQSGLAYIPTLDLEVTYDDTGITKENFEWVEGMGLASGVGYAVSIPEGAETTGYLTAYDPVAQKPAWRIPMDVPFSGGAMATAGGLVFQGRVNDDFVAYDAKSGKVLWTFDAKAPVIAPPITYTADGVQYVTVIAGIGTSPGLFGPMTAKFGIDYRTQARRVLTFRIGAAGTLPAKQPYTAVAFADPDYRADARLETAGEGIFNARCAVCHGGAVIAGGTAPDLRTSAAVADPATFHQIVRGGALVHNGMPQFQELSDRELRALRQYIRARAADLRKDGGA